The bacterium genome includes a window with the following:
- the pheA gene encoding prephenate dehydratase, with translation MKKDLKHYRDAIDRVDQQLVKLLNERARHVLGIKELKDKGALQFYAPHREKEVYRRVAKANQGPFPTETLHSIFCEIMSGSLALESKLKVAFFGLPGTNTHIAALQKFGHSSDYISGPTLKDVFLEVERGRAHYGVVPIENSTEGMVNHTLDLFVESDLKICSEILMPISHTLMSRTGSLQKVKTVHSHPQALGQCRIWLEANLPGIKVVESASTAKAAQQAASDAKAAAIAPDLAAKMYRLRPIARHIEDMQDNYTRFLVIGRTNAERTGADKTSLMVSIKDKVGALFALLRPFEKRGLNLTSIESRPSRKKAWDYYFFIDFLGHISDPLVLEAVEEIESASLTVKVLGSYPRSEN, from the coding sequence TTGAAAAAAGACCTGAAACACTACCGTGATGCCATCGATCGGGTGGACCAACAACTGGTCAAGTTATTGAACGAACGAGCCCGCCATGTCCTGGGGATCAAGGAACTCAAGGACAAGGGGGCTCTGCAATTCTATGCTCCGCACCGGGAAAAAGAGGTCTATCGGCGGGTGGCCAAGGCCAACCAGGGACCCTTTCCCACGGAGACCCTCCATTCCATTTTTTGCGAGATCATGTCGGGTTCCTTGGCTTTGGAATCCAAACTGAAGGTCGCCTTTTTCGGACTGCCCGGGACCAACACCCACATCGCCGCTCTCCAGAAATTCGGACATTCCAGTGATTACATTTCCGGCCCGACGCTGAAGGACGTTTTCCTGGAAGTGGAGCGGGGACGGGCCCATTACGGGGTGGTCCCCATCGAGAACTCCACCGAAGGCATGGTCAACCATACCCTGGACCTCTTCGTGGAATCGGACCTGAAGATATGCTCCGAGATCCTCATGCCCATCTCCCACACCCTCATGTCGAGGACCGGGTCGCTCCAAAAGGTGAAGACGGTCCATAGCCACCCGCAAGCCCTGGGGCAGTGTCGGATCTGGCTGGAAGCCAACTTGCCGGGCATCAAGGTGGTGGAAAGCGCCAGTACGGCCAAGGCGGCCCAACAGGCGGCTTCCGATGCCAAGGCCGCGGCCATCGCTCCGGACCTAGCCGCCAAAATGTACCGGCTGCGTCCCATCGCGCGGCATATCGAGGACATGCAGGACAACTACACCCGCTTCCTGGTCATCGGCCGCACCAATGCCGAGCGGACGGGCGCGGACAAGACCTCCCTCATGGTCTCCATCAAGGACAAGGTGGGCGCCCTTTTCGCGCTCCTCCGTCCTTTCGAGAAACGAGGGTTGAACCTGACGAGCATCGAGTCCCGTCCTTCGCGGAAGAAGGCCTGGGATTATTATTTCTTCATCGACTTCCTGGGGCACATCAGCGATCCCCTGGTTTTGGAGGCGGTGGAGGAGATCGAATCGGCTTCCCTGACGGTAAAAGTGCTGGGTTCCTATCCCCGCAGCGAGAATTAA
- a CDS encoding PAS domain-containing protein, producing the protein MAQVLQDHLRYILRSGDDMGAIDWGKSLESMEQTRVFRVTRNDTPILSGGNQSLLPRPGNDGDRFLFPDSILHEASFTGEDNAQYHFILELAPLLDPWKTASSCGLLTFLLGLCFLMLPSRYRPVPDPIPGSLPASTPSVPGREIHVPLPALSAGHLLIDPHFNIRGTGPAVAELLGLPGKDLLNGHLLDLYPDPSLLQAMETREKQKVIGAFPKAPALQVTLEPVNEGHLLLLEPMETSQNPKNP; encoded by the coding sequence TTGGCCCAGGTCCTTCAGGACCATCTTCGATATATCCTCCGATCGGGCGACGATATGGGCGCCATCGATTGGGGAAAATCCCTGGAGTCCATGGAGCAGACCCGGGTCTTTCGGGTGACCCGCAACGATACCCCGATCCTTTCGGGCGGGAATCAGAGCTTATTACCACGGCCCGGGAACGATGGGGACCGTTTCCTCTTTCCGGATTCGATCCTCCACGAGGCCTCTTTCACCGGCGAGGACAATGCTCAATACCATTTCATCCTGGAACTTGCTCCTCTCCTCGATCCATGGAAAACTGCCTCATCGTGCGGTCTATTGACCTTCCTTTTGGGTCTCTGTTTTTTGATGCTTCCATCCCGATATCGACCGGTTCCAGACCCTATTCCGGGTTCCCTTCCCGCCTCGACTCCTTCGGTACCCGGTCGGGAGATCCACGTGCCACTGCCCGCCCTATCGGCCGGCCACCTTTTGATCGATCCTCATTTCAATATCCGGGGGACAGGTCCTGCCGTTGCGGAACTCCTGGGCCTCCCTGGAAAGGATCTTTTGAACGGGCATCTTTTGGACCTATATCCTGATCCTTCCCTTCTTCAGGCCATGGAGACCCGGGAAAAACAGAAGGTAATTGGAGCTTTTCCCAAAGCCCCCGCTTTGCAGGTCACTTTAGAGCCGGTCAACGAAGGCCACCTCTTGCTCCTAGAACCGATGGAGACCTCCCAAAACCCCAAAAACCCCTGA
- the glyA gene encoding serine hydroxymethyltransferase — protein sequence MAYEFLKSDPEVREANLNELRRQNEKLELIASENFTSLAVMEAQGGVMTNKYAEGYPGNRYYGGCEYVDVVENLARDRARKLFGNAEYVNVQPHSGSQANMAVYFTFVQPGDTILGLDLSHGGHLTHGSKVNFSGKMYNFFAYQTRKEDGRVDLDQARDLARKHKPKMISIGASAYSRDWDYKAFRAIADEVGAFLWADIAHTAGLIAAGELNDPMAYCHVVTTTTHKTLRGPRGGMILMGKDFDNPFGLTAPKSGRTKKMSELLDSQIIPGIQGGPLMHVVGAKAVAFGEALKPSFKDYAKRVKANAKALCGALQGFGFEVVSGGTENHLMLIDLRNKKINGKQAQLALDEAHITTNKNSVPWDAESPLLTSGLRLGSPALTTRGFGEREFESIAGWINAVLSAPESEAVRTKVKGEIAELTRKFPLYPELLKD from the coding sequence ATGGCCTATGAGTTCCTGAAGTCCGATCCGGAGGTCCGCGAAGCCAACCTGAACGAGTTGAGGCGCCAGAACGAGAAACTGGAACTGATCGCATCGGAGAATTTCACCAGCCTAGCGGTCATGGAGGCCCAAGGCGGGGTCATGACCAACAAATACGCGGAAGGCTATCCGGGGAACCGCTACTACGGAGGATGCGAATACGTGGACGTGGTGGAGAACTTGGCCCGGGACCGGGCCCGCAAGCTCTTCGGGAACGCCGAATACGTCAATGTGCAACCCCATTCGGGGAGCCAAGCCAACATGGCGGTCTATTTCACCTTTGTTCAGCCCGGGGACACCATCCTGGGTCTGGACCTTTCCCATGGCGGGCATTTGACCCATGGCAGCAAGGTGAATTTTTCCGGGAAGATGTACAACTTTTTCGCCTATCAGACCCGCAAAGAGGATGGAAGGGTGGACCTGGACCAGGCCCGGGACCTGGCCCGGAAGCACAAGCCGAAAATGATCAGCATCGGGGCCTCCGCCTATTCCCGTGACTGGGATTACAAAGCTTTCCGCGCCATCGCCGATGAGGTGGGGGCTTTCCTCTGGGCGGATATCGCCCACACCGCCGGGCTCATCGCGGCCGGGGAATTGAACGATCCCATGGCCTATTGTCACGTGGTGACCACGACCACCCACAAGACCCTCCGCGGACCCCGTGGGGGAATGATCCTGATGGGCAAGGATTTCGATAATCCCTTCGGCCTCACGGCCCCCAAGAGCGGCCGGACGAAAAAAATGAGCGAATTACTGGACAGCCAGATCATTCCCGGCATCCAAGGCGGTCCCTTGATGCACGTGGTGGGCGCCAAGGCGGTGGCTTTCGGGGAGGCTTTGAAACCCTCGTTCAAGGACTACGCCAAGCGGGTCAAGGCCAATGCCAAGGCCCTCTGCGGGGCCCTTCAAGGTTTCGGTTTCGAGGTGGTCTCGGGGGGGACCGAGAACCATTTGATGTTGATCGACCTGCGCAACAAAAAGATCAATGGAAAACAGGCCCAGTTGGCCCTGGACGAGGCCCATATCACCACCAACAAGAATTCGGTGCCCTGGGACGCCGAATCGCCGCTCTTGACGAGCGGGCTTCGGCTGGGGTCCCCGGCCTTGACGACCCGCGGTTTCGGCGAAAGGGAATTCGAGAGCATCGCGGGATGGATCAACGCGGTCCTGTCGGCGCCGGAAAGTGAGGCGGTCCGAACGAAGGTCAAGGGCGAGATCGCGGAATTGACCCGGAAGTTCCCGCTTTATCCCGAGTTGCTGAAGGATTAG
- the hisC gene encoding histidinol-phosphate transaminase, which translates to MAFPVAFRAHLAAMKPYVPGKPIEELERELGITNASKLASNENPLGPSPKVLEAIQKALPKIGRYPDGGAHHLSGALAKHLGVDPKQILLGHGSNELLVLLGQMVLSPGDEVLFSQGSFLLYPLVAQLFEAKPVEAPAKEFTHDMGAFLKALTPKTRLVFLCNPNNPTGTMIPLAQVEDFLKACPPQVLVVLDEAYYEYVEDPAYFGSIALLSKYPNLVVLRTFSKAYGLAGLRVGYGVARPELVEIYQKTRQPFNVNSMAMTAAEAALGDPDHMKKAVELNGRMRKVLSDGLRELGLRPLPTQSNFVYFEIEGAPDLYQALLQKGMIVRPMGPGALRVTTGTEAETRSFLKAFREVLAWGKK; encoded by the coding sequence ATGGCCTTTCCCGTCGCCTTTCGTGCCCATTTAGCGGCCATGAAGCCCTATGTTCCGGGCAAGCCTATCGAAGAGCTCGAACGGGAACTCGGCATCACCAACGCCTCCAAATTGGCCTCCAACGAAAACCCCTTGGGACCATCGCCCAAGGTCCTTGAGGCGATCCAAAAAGCCCTGCCTAAGATCGGGCGTTACCCGGATGGGGGGGCCCATCATCTTTCGGGAGCCCTGGCGAAACACTTGGGCGTGGACCCCAAGCAAATCCTGTTGGGCCATGGTTCGAACGAGCTTCTGGTCCTTTTGGGACAGATGGTCCTGTCGCCGGGCGATGAAGTCCTTTTTTCACAGGGAAGTTTCCTGCTTTACCCGTTGGTGGCCCAACTCTTCGAGGCGAAACCGGTCGAGGCCCCGGCCAAGGAGTTCACCCACGACATGGGGGCTTTCCTCAAGGCTTTGACGCCCAAGACCCGGTTGGTCTTCCTTTGCAACCCCAACAATCCGACGGGGACCATGATCCCGCTCGCCCAGGTGGAAGACTTCCTGAAGGCCTGCCCCCCGCAGGTCCTAGTGGTCCTGGACGAGGCCTATTACGAATACGTGGAAGATCCGGCTTATTTCGGTTCCATTGCCCTTTTGTCGAAATATCCGAACCTGGTGGTCCTGAGGACCTTTTCCAAGGCCTACGGGCTGGCGGGCCTGCGTGTCGGCTACGGCGTGGCCCGGCCCGAATTGGTGGAGATCTACCAAAAGACCCGCCAGCCCTTCAACGTGAACAGCATGGCCATGACAGCGGCCGAGGCCGCCTTGGGCGACCCGGACCACATGAAGAAAGCGGTGGAATTGAATGGACGTATGCGCAAGGTCCTGTCCGACGGCCTGCGTGAACTTGGATTGCGGCCCTTGCCGACCCAATCCAACTTCGTTTATTTCGAGATCGAAGGAGCACCGGACCTCTACCAAGCGCTCCTCCAAAAGGGGATGATCGTGCGTCCCATGGGCCCGGGGGCTTTGCGGGTCACCACGGGTACGGAGGCCGAGACCCGGTCCTTCCTCAAGGCCTTTCGCGAAGTGCTGGCCTGGGGGAAGAAGTGA